Below is a window of Chaetodon trifascialis isolate fChaTrf1 chromosome 17, fChaTrf1.hap1, whole genome shotgun sequence DNA.
GTTTTGTGTCTgttgcacacacagctgacgTGAAATGTGACTGCACAGCAAATGTACATGTTCTCTTGCATTAATACAATAAATGTCGCCTCTCTGGAAGTCAGCCCTCATGAGAAAGACACCAGTAAGAACATTTTAAGCAGCTACCAGATTAGCATGACTTTGTTTAGCTAAGGAATAACTGAGAGTTCCTGCATATGATATCAACATCATTCATCAATGTCACTCTGTCGGCACTGTGGTCTCTAGTTTCATTTACAGTCCCTGAAGTCATGGAGATCCACATAAGCTCCGTGCAGGAAAATCAAATCTAAACAAACGGATGCAACCAAACACCTGATGACATTTGGACCAGTGGGTGTACCGTATGTGCAGCAGAGGTAATTACACATGACCCAAAAGATATGGACCGTGTACAGCACTGATGTGAATTTAGTGGTGGAATCCGCCTTTAAAACTGCTTCAGGGTCTGATGTGCAAACATAAATCCAACATTTCCTTCTGGTAAGACAGTCTGCACTTGATTTATGTCTGCACTGATGACATGTTACTGCTGAAAAAATGTTACTTGTGGCTCACTAATAAACTGAAATTCAAACCCCTTTTTGATTGCACAGTGCAAGAGGGCAGAAGCCATGGAAACATATCGTTCCCAAAATGTCAGGACGATCCtaaatttaatgtttaaatacatGTCTTAATGTCTCGCCTTTGAACTGCCCCTAAACCATCAATATTCAGTGTTTGGCAGCGAAACAGAGGGTTTTGAGAGACAGAGTTACCTTTGAGTTCAACCTCACAGAAAAGCATTGATTGAGAGGCAGAAAAGACAATTCAAGAAAACAAGATAGAGgaaaatatgagaaaacagacatgaaagaaaaacagaaatgaacacaAGAGTGGAGAGAGCAGCGGAGGTGAACCGTCACTGCAACCCTGATTACTTTGGCCCCTGAGTTTGAGCCGGTTTGGTGGCCTGATTTGCAGCGGGAGaacgggggaggaggaggaggaggaggaggaggggatttGATGATGTCGTGTTGCGGGCCCTCACCTTCAAAGGGCGGCCCCTGAAAGGCCCTACTAATCACAACATGTGATGAGACCAGTAGAACAAAGACAGCCGTGCAGAAAATAACAGCGTGGGAACTCTGGGTGAACTTGAAATACAACAAGAGGGctcacccccacctcccctcctcctcccacctttTCCCACTCCCCCcggttacacacacacacacacacacacacacacacacacacagtcagcagctAATGTGGACGCACACCTGTGTTTATTGTGACAAAGGCTTCAGGTTGCATGAACTCAGACATATGTGAACGCAACTCcctctcccaaacacacacacacacacacacagagctgctcacCGATATTCAGTTCGATGAATGTGggagtgcatctgtgtgtctggcCTGCTATAAGCGTAGCCttgtaaaataacaataagaTGAAAACAGCCCTAAGTGCTTCCTCTCATTCATATAAACCAAACAAggcagcctcctctctctctctgatgacTATTATGCCTTTGGTTGTTTCCCACTGATAAGGATCACCATATTACtgcatgtgagtgagtgtgtgtgtgtgtttgtgtgagtgtgactgctGCGTAATTTagtgttttctgttgctcttTATTAGCACAGTATAGTACATTCCCTCACAGAATTAATGGTATTGTATATAATTCATTTTGCCATATTGCTTTCACGTCTGATGGATTTTGATTCCTTGTTTCCTTGTTGCCGTTCAGTTTTGCTGCTGGAGGCATTAGTTATATAAAAAGTGACcttcactgacattttgaaaccttgcttttcttttcagacAGTTGGGCAGGTTGGATGAAATGTCAGTGTGCTGCCAGTATTAACTGGTTTGATGTGGATTGCAAACAATGGCGCGGAGAGGTCTTTTTTTCAGCTCTAGAAAATAGTCAAAGTTTTCATTTGATGAATGAAATATATTAAGTTATTTTCTGTTGGGTTTTTTTCCGCTGTAAGAATTTCGTACTCAAAGAGACACAgaacactttattttaagggATATTTCAAGATACTACCAGTACTATATGTACTTCTTTTATTATAAATAACAGGTTTGTGCAGCATTGTGGAGCTGATATCTGCATGTAAAATTTgtataaaagattttttttaattgcaccAACTGAAAGGaataatttcagtttttggGGGGGAAAAACATCTTGCAATGCTTTCCGGCAGAGAGGATTGATGCTACTATCGTGTCTGTAAGTATCAAAGCTAAAGCcagcaggtggttagcttagcttagcataaagactggaaacagctagcacgGCTCTGTCTAACTAATGGTAGCAAAATCCGCCTACCTTAAACTCACTGATTGAAAccttattgtttttgttaaatccATCACATAATgtgtaaaacagcaaaatgtcttgttttgtaccgattaaacacatttgtaaaataaaagctttagTGTTGTTGCGAGACACGTTTTGAACAACCAGGCTTGCTATTTCCCATGTTTCCtgtccttatgctaagctaaccagctgctgcctgTAGCTTTATCCTCAGTGTGCAGACAGAATcgagtggtatcgatcttctaCTTCAATCAAACTCCCAACAAGAAGGCAAatgcacaaaatgtcaaactattcctttaaaaatgtATGGTATGATGAGAAATTGTATGATTATTACTTcaatgaaataataatcatgTGATGAGAAACAATATTAAAGGGTATTTAAAGTAACACTGTGCTTTTACATGTTGATGTAAATCAGTTATGTAACAGCCTCACATGTACGATCTTGTCTGTTACTGATAGACAGTCTGTTATTTAAATGTGTCATGGTGCAGCCCCTGCAGGAGACCCTCCACTGAAGAGCCCCAGCTCCACATGCAGTAACATGAGCCCTTCatgtatacaaacacacaccagcggCCCTGTCAAATTATTTGGGGAGTGTGACCATTATAGGAGCCACCAGTCTTGTGGTGGCGGTGATGATCTGGAAACTCGGCTTTGATTGCATTACGCTCTTTTGTTGAGCGCGCACACAAAGGTCCTTGAAGTCCCCACAGCGTCTTTACCGTGCATGAGGTCTCTCTGTGGGGTAAGATTAGACTTGGTGGCTTCCTCTGGTTGCGGCGGtgctccctgtctctcctcccgGGCTGAGTTAGTATTGGATTACAGGTTCACACGCTCGCTCGCAGACCGCCCGTCGCCCCGACCAATTGCTCCATTCATTCCAGCGCCGGAGACGGCCGTCGGCCTCTGATTGGTTATCAGCGCCGGTTAAGGAACTTTCCCACGGCCAGCGCGTGCTGACAGCCGGCCAGCCACTCCTCATCACCACCGGGACACacgggggaggagggggcgggcGTGGGGGGGCCAGTCACGGACCGAAAGTCCATTGGACCGCTGTCAAAGCTTCTCCAAAGATCCTCTATGTTTCTGAAGATGAGTCACTCCAATGTCTTCGCAGAGACGTAACCACTGAGAGCAAAAGCCAAACTGACGAGCACATGGAAGCAGGAAGTTATATAAAGCAAATGGATTAGCTGTGGTGCGTAATCTTTGGGTTATACAAATCAATCAGTGTTGCTTGCAAATGAAGACATGGCTTCCATAAGAACCATGCATCAGTCTTCTTTGTGTGGTCTTGGCAGGTTGTACTACCAAGATGGTTGGTGTGAAACAGCTTCTCACTTGAAAGCTTTACATTAAAAGGTCAGTTTctcctggggggggggggggggggggggggggggggctgatgAAAGAACTCACAGTGGCTCACGTCACAGAGACGCCAAGTCTTTCTTTAGGGATTTGAGTGTGGaaccactaaaaaaaaaaaagttaaggtAAAGTTGGCAAAACTATCTAATAACAAGCTCCATTCAGAAACTTTTCTCGAGCTTTTGCTCATATCACACAATCTTCCTCAGCAGTGTCTAAGGTCAGACATTAATTTAAGCAAATGTAAACATGTACAGTTTCATGATGAATGGGTGATATGGTTAATAATAGGATTTAAAAGATACAGCCTGATGATAAGAACTAAGAACTTAATTGCAGTATTTCTAACTATCTTAGATGTAACATTTTCTGAAGATATAATTGCAGATTGGAGTAATATTTTGCTGCGTTAGCTctgaataaaatgaattatGATAATTGTCATAATAAGACACCAGAGGCCAGCTCTCACTTTTAAATCACAGCTTCGAGAATTAGCAGCAGAGTGAGACGTCTTgaccttttccctcctctttgaCTTGTCAAAGCGCACTAGGATGTACTTGGGCCAACTGCGCTGTCACTCAGAGCCACCGCCGCTGCGTGATTGGCTGCTTTGGCCCGAGCCCCCGCCCCCGTTGGCCGGCACCACAGTTGAAATGACACCGTGGGAAAGCCGAGCGCTTCAAACGGAGGCGCTCCGGGCGAACCTGGGCAGACGCGCGTCAGACGCAGACACAACAGACTCATTGAAGGACTATTGAGGACGAAacgaaaaaatgaaaaggaatcACGACTTTAGCTCCTCGGACAGCGAGCTGGACGAGACTAttgaggtggagaaggagagcGCGGATGAGAATGGGTAAGTTATTTGGCCCTGAAattaatattttctctttttcctcttgtgcAATAATTCAGATAAACCGAGAAAACTCATTTAACACCATCTTTGATAATACATCAAATGATATTGACTGTGTCTCCCTGTTTCATCACTTTTAAGGAACATGAGCTCTCCTCTCGGGTCCATGTCTCCCACCACATCAACTCAGGTGCAGGCGAGGAAAAGGCGTCGAGGAGTAAGTGCAGTTCAGTTGATGGGAAAATCCCTTCGTGCATCTGGAGGCCTTCTGCAGGATTTTGTCATGTGCGCATATTCGAGAAACAACCAAATAATTGTTGCGTCTTTCCTCAGATCATCGAGAAACGGCGCCGTGACAGAATCAACAACAGCCTCAGCGAGCTGCGCAGGCTGGTTCCCAGCGCCTTCGAGAAACAGGTGAGCAACAGGCGGCACAGCTTTAATACCGAGTGCATTTTGAAGTCCAAAAACATGAAGTAGCTTGGTtcatttatgctgttttttggATTATTTATGTCTGACTGGCTCctttctgtccctccctcctcacactGAAGGGCTCAGCCAAACTGGAGAAAGCAGAGATTTTGCAGATGACTGTCGACCATCTGAAGATGCTTCATGCAGCTGGAGGCAAAGGTCAGTCTGGGATCTATTATTGTTATAAGAAAACACCTTTCTCATGTGAAGAGGGTGAAAACTGGACGCTGAATGCTTCTGTGTCCACTTGGCTCTCATTCTTGAAaacaaaaattaataaataaaccTTTAAACGACTAAAATAAGTCTCTGGGTTGTAAACTCAAACTGGTCTGGCAGGTTTGAAGTTCTATCCATCTTCTGATTATTTACTCTTTCTCAGTCCTAAAGCCAGGGGCGTATTGATTCATGTCAGACACAGAGCTCCTTCAGTTCTGGACTAACTTGTTCTGCGGTGTGCCGTTCAGGTGATTGTTTTAACTAATCTGCCATCTCCTTGTCACCCGCAGGTTATTTTGACGCCCATGCTCTGGCGATGGACTACCGCGGCCTGGGTTTCAGGGAGTGCCTGGCTGAGACGGCCCGCTACTTGAGCATCATCGAGGGCTTGGACAGCACAGACCCTCTGCGGCTCCGTCTGGTGTCCCACCTGAACAACTACGCCAGTCAAAGAGAGGCTCACTCTGGCCTGAGTCACCTGGCCTGGGGCTCTGCGTTTGGATCCCCCCCTGCCCACCTgacccaccccctcctcctccagcaccagcagcaccaacCGCTGGCACCCTTACCACGCAGCGCTACCAGCAGCCCACAAACTCCTCTGTCGTCCACGTCCACTTCAtccacctcttcctcatcctcctcttcatcatcctcgtTGGCTGCGGAGACCCACATCCCAGGCAGGCGCAGTGGCAGCGCCACCCCACACTCAGACCAAGGCCCGATCCGGGTCCCCCCCACCACTGCGGCTCCCACAACCGTCCACCCCGCCTTGGTCTCCTCATCAGCACCCAaactctcccctcctctcctctcctccctctcggCGTTCCCCTTCCCCTTCAGCGCCTTCCCCCTCATCTCCCCCACCACCGCCATCAGCACCCCGGCCCCGACATCCAGTGTGGGCAAACCCTACAGACCCTGGGGTATGGAGATAGGAGCGTTCTGACTGAAGTGACACCCTCCACACAGTCCACATACAGACTCACTCCTCAGCTGAGCTGGACTTTCAAGGACAAGACTTTTTATTCTCCCAGCTATGAAAGTACTATTTTTTCTATGATCTTGGCATCCCACAGAGGATACACCTAGCTGTaggatttttgttttcctgctcatGTATTGTGTTTTgcatagaagaaaaaaaacagtgaggaGGGAGACCACGACTAAAAAGCAACACGAGTGATTTATTGTGATTGATCTCTGTGCCTGCCCACCCCTTTAGAAGTTTCACTCACTCTTGTCAGCCTATCAGGAATGGCTTTTCCAGATGGTCAAGCAGTCGCCGCCCGTCAAGTTCCAGGGTGAAACTGTCCCcctttgttttccctttgaGCTGAAACACCCAGTGTTGGTGCCCTGGTTACACACAGAGAAGGGGGTTGTGAAAGGAGGGCCTGAGGTGGTTGAGAGTCACCCTCTTTTTACAGCATTTTATGGGGTGGAATAACCGAAACCAGGTGTTTGTTTGACTAAATACTGGGAACAGAAGTTAGCTACCGGcgtggttgaaataaacttaaCCATGATTTACCCGCAGCCTCTGATGTTCATATGGCGCACCATTGTTTAAGCTTCCTCAAGTTATATTTCTTCTTTACAGTAAATCTTGTCTGTAACACTTGAGGCTTCACGTGTTTTACCAGTTTCTACCAGCTTTTCCACATTCTTTTCACGTCTCATGTAAGTGATGCCTGTGTGACTTTTTCGTCCTTCTCCTGTTCAAAGCTGAAACATTATCGCTCAGTCAGTTTGCATCCGTGACAGCAGTCGCAGGAAAACAAGGCAGCACATTTCAGTTCTACTCGACTTAAAAAGGCCGACTCCTGCTTTCCGCCTGGTTATCTTTGGTGTCTCCTGGTAAACCTCACTGTGAGTTTGTATATTTTATGATTGTACAAAGCACAAGCAAGCACGGACAAATCAGGTTTCTCAGCTTTTCAGTTGTTGCTGGTGGTAATGACAACTTCCCTGTAATAAAAGAGTTCAGATAAATCACCTGTGGCTTTATCAGCGtcttttgtgagtgtgtgactgtgcatttgcatgtctgtttgtttcagaTTGTGCGTATGGGTGTGAATGTGTTATTGTGTGAATGTACGGTATATGTGTTTACTTACTGATGCCAGCAGTagtttctatgtgtgtgtgcgtgtgtgtgcactcgcAGTACGTGGCGACGCCTGGTATCAGATGAGGCCGCTTGTTTCTCTCAGCagccctctgtgtgtgcacaggaaACCATTAACAAGGAGGGGATATCCTGGACAATAGCAGCCCGGCTGGCCCCGTGTGCTGCGTGggaactggaggaggaggaaagagggagggacggaaGGTTGGACCAGGATgaagaaggagaggatggagggatggagcgTGGAGTAGGATGTGGAGGGAAAGGGGGAAGAAAGAAACGGCACAGGGGGATCAaaggagagggcagagagagggactGAAACACTGTGAGAAAGGAAGTGTGTAGAGAACCGTTTTGTCCCTTTGCCATCGTTTCACCAGCTGCACCTCCTGTTCTCAGCTCCACATGCCGCCAAAATATCCCTAAACTGTCCACTCTGTCCTTCTCACTATGATGTCTCTCGCCGTCCTCTTCAACCTTTTCCTTTAATTACTGAGGATGATGCAACGTCAGGTAGTGATGTAAGCTTCACTGCAGCCAAAACCACAAGGTCAGAGATTTTTAGTGGAGACGGCTTGTCTTTTGGCTCCCCCAGCTGGTCATAAATGGTACTTCATCAACCAAAACCCTGGAACAGGGACATTAGTGAAGGGCTAAATAACACAATGCAAAAAATATCCTGTTACAAGCAAAAGCTCTTTTCATTTAATGAATTAAACATAGAAGAGCTAATAATGCAGAGCGACACCTTTAAAACGTTGAAAGTGTTATATTATTGTGTATgttatattattggattattatcGTTATTGATGCTTTAACTTGTAAGCACTATTTTAATGTTACACCTCATTAAGGTGGAgcttttgtcatattttataaactgatTAATTGTTTTGTATATGATAtgtgaatctgcaaagtaataACTGTATAACTATACTGCCGAGGCATTTATAGAAATATTCTTTTGCCGTTAAgttaatgtgaaatatgcaCATAAATGAGTGAGTGGAAGTGATGAGTCACATGAATGCACTGAGCATCACTAGACTCATCAAATTAGGCATCTGAAGAAATATGATCAGTGTTTTAGCAgacttcccagcatgcattgctTGAGAGTTAAAACCCTCCAGAGACCAGTCAGTTTGGTAATttgatttaaagaaaagaaaagagaaaaaaaaaaacgcaacAGGAACTTATTGTGtgtgataaaaatgttttctaatgAACAAATCCTCATGCttgctttttgtaaatatgaCTATAAATCTTCTTCTCTAAATGGGTCTGGTGTAATGAACCCCACTGATAATGTCCCTCTTCCATTTAAGTGGACCAGTAAGCCGTAGCAGTGAGCCAGCATCCGTGACGACGGGGCCCTGAAACAGGTAAAGCTAAATGGATCACAGCCCTTGCTAATAATAGTAACTGCATGTGGTTTTTGTGCTCTCATGTGTAAAAATGTCTGCCTTAAAAAAGATCAATTGAAACTTGCTCTGTCTGGGAAATTATTCCAGGCAGTTTCCATTGTTCTCTGATTTTCTAATCTTTTACAAACCAgatgaataaatgattaattaattcatCATTAATTAAACGTTAGCTGCATTAATCTACAATGAGCTGTGTCTCAACACACTGTTCTACAGGAAACTCAGGTGGAACTACCTGAACGCTACACCGCAGACACGACTGATGCCAGCGCCTGAAAGAACTCACTCTCGAAGCCCGTTTCATTCACTGAACCCCAAATCTTTATTAACCACTGCTTGCTCACAAAGATATACGTGGAGAGGGGGAAACACACGaatggacagaggagagagagagagagagagagcgagagaggcgGGATCGTCACTGTGATGTACTCGTGACAGCTGTTACACACTGCAATGTGTTGGTTCATATTTCAACGGGTCATAATCACATGGCACAAACATTTGCTTATCTGCCCACCCTttctgaaatacacacacacacacacacacacacacacacacacacacacacacacacacacacacacactcacacacatctatGGGCCTACCGTGCGTGTGTGACCGACAGGGTTCAACCTCAGGCTTCAACACCCCTGGTTACAAACTATTTGGATGCTTAAATACACTCATATACACCTTTACAGACGGCAATACTGTGTTCATGGATCATTGTTGCAGCGATATCTGTTATGGCTTCAATATCTTTCTTGTGCCGACCTTTCAGTGGCATTTACAGTGTCTTGGAGTGAAGTGCAATGACTCCAGTAGGCGCTGATGATGTTTAGCACTACTCTAGCCTCTATGAAATGGAGGAAGCTGGGATTTTTTTTGGATTCTCTCCAGCAGAAGATTCACAGTCTGATCTCAGGTGGAGTTTTTCGGCCCTCTTCAGATGCACTTAAACTGCAGTTGTGTTGAATATTACGGTAAAACGTGATTGGAAATGTGATTGGAAGCTTGTTTCTGTGGAATGTAAGAAGCCCGCCATTGGTCAGGGATGTTACGTGAGCTTTCCGGTGCCAGATTTAACGAGCATCTACTGAGCTCTGTGCTATGATTGGCTGAGTGCCTGCCCATGTGGAGAGCATGTGAGTGAGTGCTTCGacagtatgtatgcatgtggagagatggagaggttGCAGACGGAGGGGAGGAGGATGGGGATGGGCTCATTAAATGCTATAGTGTTCTCCTGCGGTACAGTCACCATCTACCTCACAGGAGTGGATGTGCAGCGACGGCCTGCAGTCCCCACAGAGAGCAAACTGCCCCCTTTCCCTCTGCCAACT
It encodes the following:
- the hey1 gene encoding hairy/enhancer-of-split related with YRPW motif protein 1, producing the protein MKRNHDFSSSDSELDETIEVEKESADENGNMSSPLGSMSPTTSTQVQARKRRRGIIEKRRRDRINNSLSELRRLVPSAFEKQGSAKLEKAEILQMTVDHLKMLHAAGGKGYFDAHALAMDYRGLGFRECLAETARYLSIIEGLDSTDPLRLRLVSHLNNYASQREAHSGLSHLAWGSAFGSPPAHLTHPLLLQHQQHQPLAPLPRSATSSPQTPLSSTSTSSTSSSSSSSSSSLAAETHIPGRRSGSATPHSDQGPIRVPPTTAAPTTVHPALVSSSAPKLSPPLLSSLSAFPFPFSAFPLISPTTAISTPAPTSSVGKPYRPWGMEIGAF